A region of the bacterium genome:
CTGGAACGCAACCCACATCATGGGATTGTCGGTTCTCCAGCCGGGTAACTGGCAGTTGGGCCGGGATGCCTGCGAACGCCTGCAAAGGGTGCTGCTCGACTACTTCGGTCTCAGCCGCAGCCCGACGCGGACGGCTCCGGCAACGGCAGCGCTGGACGCGTGCGCTGGCTGTCCATGACGCATGGCGCGCGCGGCCGGCTCTGGTTTGTCCCGGATGCCGTTGCGAGAAGAGGCGTTCTTCAGAATTCAGGGTCAGTATCGTCCGCGCTGTCGCGCGAGAAAGAGGGAGCAGATGCATATCGCCGTGTCACTGACTGGTGAAGGCTCGGGTCACGCGACCCGCATGACAGCGCTGTGCCGTGCACTGCGCGACAGACACGAGATCAGTATCTGGTGTCCGCTGCATACCAGGCGAATCATGCAGCACCGGCTGCCCGGTTGCCAATTCCACCCGCTTCCCTGGCTGCAGGCTGTTTACCGCGGCAACAGGGTTCGGCTGTTGGCAACCGCCTGGGCCAACTTCGGTCTCTTCCTCCGCACTTGCCCCACGGCAATGGCACTGGCCCGTGACCTGCAACTCCTGTCCGTCGACGCGGTGGTGTCGGACTACGACCCGTTCCTGTCGCTGGCCGGCCTGGCAGCGGGAAGGCCGGTAGTCCAGCTCAATCACCAGGGCGTCGTCGACCGCCATCCCGCGCTGCGGCTCTCCTGGTTTGTCGCCTGGCTGACAAACCGGCTGATGATGCCGCCAGCCACGGCGCGGATGGTTTCCTCGTTCTACAGCGGCGACGTGGGGCCGCTGCTGAGGCCGGAGATCACGGGACGCAGGGAGAAGCTGGCTCGCTTCGTGGTCGTGTATGCCCGCAACGGCTTCGCCGAGCACATCCTGCCCGTTCTTGGCCAGCTCCCGGAAACCGAGTTCCGGGTGTTTCCATCTGAGCGGTACGACTTTGCCGAGTCACTCGCCGCCTGCCGGGGAGTGATTGCTCCGGCCGGGCATCAGCTCATGTCCGAAGCGCTGCACCTGGGCAAGCCCGTCCTGGCCTTCCCGCAGGACAACCAATACGAACAGGAGCTGAACGCGCGGATGCTGGAACGTTCCGGCTGGGGATTGCGGGGCAGGATTCAACACGTTGCCGAGGACGTCGGCCGATTCCTGCAGTTGATTCCTTCCATCCCTCTGCACCGACCCAAGCCGAGTTTGATGTTCCGACTCCACGACAGCACCGACCAGGCCGCCACTCGCATCGAGCATGTACTGGTGACCGCCCTGGCGCGGCGGCGCCGGCGGCCGGTACGGCCCGGCCGGCGAGC
Encoded here:
- a CDS encoding glycosyltransferase family protein, which translates into the protein MHIAVSLTGEGSGHATRMTALCRALRDRHEISIWCPLHTRRIMQHRLPGCQFHPLPWLQAVYRGNRVRLLATAWANFGLFLRTCPTAMALARDLQLLSVDAVVSDYDPFLSLAGLAAGRPVVQLNHQGVVDRHPALRLSWFVAWLTNRLMMPPATARMVSSFYSGDVGPLLRPEITGRREKLARFVVVYARNGFAEHILPVLGQLPETEFRVFPSERYDFAESLAACRGVIAPAGHQLMSEALHLGKPVLAFPQDNQYEQELNARMLERSGWGLRGRIQHVAEDVGRFLQLIPSIPLHRPKPSLMFRLHDSTDQAATRIEHVLVTALARRRRRPVRPGRRASSPRVAT